The Peptococcaceae bacterium genome has a segment encoding these proteins:
- a CDS encoding transporter substrate-binding domain-containing protein, whose protein sequence is MRKKNIKYVFGLCLFLFFTAIPEPLPGAEVITQRSIKVGGDNHLPPYEYVNDNGIYKGFNVDIMHAIAIQSGLDIELHPMPLYMLPASIEKGDIDAIQGMTQTDERKKMYDFSEPYLTISRCIFVRHDNNFIADIEDLQHVRVAVQKGNVPPALLRYKTPESLYYVDNQQQGILLLMMGNVDAFVGNKMVGLYTIQKWKQTNFIKLVGGEIEPAKYSLAVKKGNTEFLEVFNRGLKQIKANGTYDKIYKKWFGEIIQTPGEIWGNVMRRLFFVLGGAGLLVLVVLRWNQLLKQEVRKRTQELADANRMLQEQNERINKEHGFKIQILESVFQGVMTVRRDGMVSFCNTHSWRQLKTEKDMEVVGANIRDLPLDRFIDMEKLRLVLENGETFFNQEKTMRTNGEDKVISYSLFPLRAGSDAINGAIISFRDVTGERRLQETLRQKDKMQALGQLVAAIAHEIRNPLMAVKTFVKLLPSRLEDRSFQKEMLEYVPQELDRLNRLATDLLDYARPRKANKEMIPVKLFLLEVLSLFHNECLEKGIEIKVEAGENVLAYADRQQFKQIIINLMLNAIQAVESRGKISLKASEAEMKTVIEVSDSGKGIPAQLLDKVMDPFFSLKKDGTGLGLSICYQLVKEHGGEISIDSQENEGTRVTVILPREKKDDADE, encoded by the coding sequence TTGCGAAAAAAAAATATAAAATATGTTTTTGGCTTATGCCTTTTTCTTTTCTTTACAGCAATACCAGAACCCCTGCCCGGCGCGGAGGTGATTACCCAGCGCTCCATAAAAGTCGGAGGAGACAATCACCTCCCCCCTTACGAATATGTTAATGATAACGGTATCTATAAGGGGTTTAACGTCGATATAATGCACGCCATAGCTATTCAATCGGGTTTGGATATAGAACTTCACCCCATGCCCTTGTATATGCTACCCGCATCCATTGAAAAGGGCGATATTGACGCCATTCAGGGGATGACACAGACTGATGAACGAAAAAAGATGTATGATTTTTCCGAACCCTATCTTACTATTTCCAGGTGCATTTTTGTCAGGCACGACAACAACTTCATAGCGGATATCGAAGACTTGCAGCACGTGCGCGTGGCCGTCCAAAAAGGGAATGTCCCCCCGGCTCTTCTCCGGTACAAAACACCGGAGTCTCTTTATTACGTTGATAACCAGCAGCAGGGCATCCTTCTTTTGATGATGGGTAATGTCGATGCCTTTGTGGGCAATAAAATGGTTGGCTTATACACTATTCAAAAATGGAAGCAGACCAATTTCATCAAGCTTGTCGGCGGCGAAATAGAGCCTGCCAAGTATTCTCTGGCTGTTAAAAAGGGTAATACGGAGTTTTTGGAGGTTTTTAACAGGGGGCTGAAACAGATAAAAGCCAATGGGACCTACGATAAAATATACAAAAAATGGTTTGGCGAAATCATTCAGACTCCCGGTGAGATATGGGGAAACGTCATGCGCCGGCTGTTTTTCGTCCTGGGCGGCGCCGGACTGCTTGTGCTTGTTGTTTTGAGGTGGAACCAGCTTCTTAAACAAGAAGTAAGAAAACGAACCCAGGAACTCGCCGATGCTAACAGGATGCTCCAGGAGCAGAATGAAAGAATAAACAAGGAACACGGTTTTAAAATTCAAATCCTGGAAAGCGTCTTTCAGGGCGTGATGACCGTTAGACGCGACGGGATGGTGAGTTTTTGCAATACCCATTCCTGGCGCCAGTTGAAAACGGAAAAGGATATGGAGGTGGTTGGGGCCAACATCCGGGACTTGCCCCTGGACAGGTTTATTGATATGGAAAAGCTGCGCCTGGTGCTTGAAAACGGTGAAACATTTTTCAACCAGGAGAAAACCATGCGCACCAACGGCGAGGACAAGGTCATAAGTTATAGCCTGTTTCCTTTGCGCGCAGGTTCTGATGCCATAAACGGGGCCATTATCAGTTTCCGGGATGTTACCGGCGAAAGAAGGCTGCAGGAAACCCTGCGACAAAAAGATAAGATGCAAGCCCTCGGGCAGCTGGTGGCTGCAATTGCCCATGAGATCCGCAACCCGCTGATGGCTGTTAAAACGTTTGTCAAACTGCTCCCCTCCCGTCTGGAGGACCGCAGCTTTCAAAAAGAAATGCTGGAATATGTCCCGCAGGAACTGGACCGGTTGAACCGCCTGGCCACGGACCTGCTCGATTACGCGCGGCCGCGCAAAGCCAATAAGGAAATGATCCCGGTAAAATTATTCCTCCTGGAGGTTCTTTCTCTTTTCCACAATGAGTGCCTTGAAAAGGGAATCGAGATAAAGGTGGAAGCGGGCGAGAACGTCCTGGCTTATGCCGACAGGCAGCAGTTCAAGCAGATCATCATCAACCTGATGCTGAACGCGATCCAGGCCGTTGAATCCAGAGGCAAGATCAGCCTCAAAGCATCTGAAGCCGAGATGAAGACAGTAATTGAGGTGAGCGATTCGGGCAAGGGAATACCTGCCCAATTGCTGGACAAAGTGATGGACCCTTTTTTTTCGTTGAAAAAGGATGGAACGGGGCTGGGCCTCTCCATATGTTACCAGCTGGTCAAGGAACACGGCGGCGAGATCAGTATTGACAGCCAAGAAAACGAGGGTACAAGAGTGACGGTCATCTTGCCCCGGGAGAAAAAGGATGATGCAGATGAATAG
- a CDS encoding energy-coupling factor ABC transporter ATP-binding protein: MSHHITEVIDVHYTYPDGHQAINGLSFRIHHGEAVGIIGANGAGKSTLLMLLLGVLFPCQGEVRVGEVQVTKKTLSMIRQRLGMVFQDPDDQLFMTTVYDDVAFGPRNYKLDEKEVEKRVIQALEMVGILHLKDRAPFKLSEGEKRAAAIASVLSMQPDILVMDEPTAALDPQSRRRVIKLLKSFTHTKIITSHDLDMVFELCERTIVIKDGKIAADGHTSEILTNAELLDECGLELPLALQNCPVCGEKNIGIWKNASL, translated from the coding sequence ATGAGTCACCATATAACAGAGGTAATAGATGTGCATTACACTTATCCCGATGGGCACCAAGCCATAAATGGTTTGTCTTTCCGAATCCATCACGGGGAGGCGGTGGGAATCATTGGTGCTAATGGCGCAGGAAAATCAACGCTGTTGATGCTGTTATTAGGTGTTCTTTTTCCTTGCCAGGGAGAAGTTCGGGTGGGTGAAGTTCAAGTGACAAAAAAGACACTTTCCATGATCCGGCAAAGACTCGGCATGGTTTTTCAGGATCCGGATGACCAGTTGTTCATGACCACGGTCTATGATGATGTGGCTTTTGGCCCGCGCAATTACAAGCTGGATGAAAAAGAAGTAGAAAAGCGTGTCATACAAGCATTGGAGATGGTGGGAATCCTTCATCTGAAAGACCGTGCTCCCTTCAAATTGTCAGAAGGTGAGAAGCGGGCTGCAGCCATTGCCTCTGTGCTTTCGATGCAACCTGATATTCTCGTGATGGATGAACCGACCGCTGCACTCGATCCCCAATCAAGGCGGCGGGTCATAAAATTGCTTAAAAGCTTTACACATACAAAAATCATTACAAGCCATGATTTAGATATGGTATTTGAGCTTTGCGAAAGAACCATTGTGATAAAAGATGGAAAAATCGCGGCAGATGGACATACTTCAGAAATTCTTACGAATGCAGAATTGCTGGATGAATGTGGCCTTGAATTGCCGCTGGCTCTCCAAAACTGCCCTGTCTGTGGAGAGAAAAATATAGGTATTTGGAAGAATGCCTCCTTATAA